Part of the Eubacterium sp. 1001713B170207_170306_E7 genome, CCCTCGGGCTGACACCAAGACGGATAAGGGGCTGTGAGCGGGTCCAGATCACCAAATCTGTAATATAGTCATACAAGGGCTCCGAGACAAAAACCGCATCAACCGACTGCTGCATAATCAATAAATCCTCATGTGAAAGGACATTTTTTACCTGTTCCAACGGCACAGCCGCCTGTCTGCGGCGCAGCATGTCTATCTCACTCTTCTTATCCGGATACCCCAGTGAAAGCTGAACCATAAAACGATCCAGCTGGGATTCGGGTAAGGGTTGTGTTCCGGCAGAACCGATGGGGTTTTGAGTGGCAATGACAATATATGGCTGCGGTACACTGTGCGCCACGCCATCCACTGTCATCCTCCCCTCCTCCATAACCTCCAGAAGAGCTGATTGAGTCTTGCTGGAAGTACGATTAATTTCATCCGCCAGAAACAGATTGCACATGGCCGCGCCAGGAATATAGACAAATCGTTCGTCTTTTTTGTGAAACATTGTGTAGCCTGTCACATCAGAAGGCATTACATCCGGCGTAAACTGCATACGCTTATAGGAAAGATCCATTGCCCTGGAGAAGGCCAGAGCCATGGTGGTCTTTCCCACACCAGGAATATCCTCAAGAAGGATATGTCCCCTTGCCAAAATTGCCATCAGAACTTTTCTGACTACAGGTTCTTTTCCCACCACTACTTTGTTGATCTCAAACAAAATTTGCTCAATCCTGTTCATTGGTAAACCTCATTTCATGCTTTAAATACAAAACGACAGAAAACTTTTTGTCATTATATCACTGGGAGTGCACTTCAAGTCAAGAGAAGATCATTGCAATGGTATTTTTAACGGATTTTGTCTAAGAGCATATTGTACTGAAGGTTTTCAGCATTGATTCCCAGCGCTTTAATGCCTCCCTGCACGCCAGTATTCTTTTTGATCATTGACTCAATATAATCGGAATGCTGAGGCTCTGTCCGGAAAATTTCTTCTGCGTGATGGTCTTTATCTATTCGGAAGCAGGACATGGTACGGGTGGTGTGATGATCCTCCCCCCGAACAGTGACTCGTCCTCCGGGACCGTCATAATAAACGTTTCCGCTTTCCAGCGCCGAGATAACCGCTTCAGTCTCTGTTGTCCCGGCCATCTCGACAGCCCGCTTATATAAATACATGGCCGTATAGGCTGTTTCTGTATCCATATTCATATACGGGACATTCCGGTGATTGTACAGAGTCCGGAATTTTTTTACATACTGCTGTGCCTTGGGGGTCTTAAGCTCTTCGATAAACGAAGCCATTACATACATATTTTTGAGCACCGGGGCTTTCAGCTCCACATTCAACGGATACTCCGCAGCGACCTGTGTAGTTGCATTGGGGATATGGTTTAAACCGCGCTCATGCCACTGAAGATAGAAACGGTCCTGGTTTGGGTAAACACACATGGAAAACAGTACATCGGTCTGCACCTGGAGGATACGGTCAATAACGGACGTAAAATCCATCATTTTTTCATCCAGATATTCAATTCCCACCACTTCACCGCCTAATTTGGGGACAAGGTATTTTACCCACTCGGCAGATAAAATGCCATAGTTGTAGTCTGCGGCTACAATATAACACTTGGGCCCGTGCTTTTTAAAAAGATAAGCCAGCATTTTTTCCATCTGCTGCTCTGGCATCGCAGACAGACAAAAAACATAATGACCTGACACTCCGCCCTCAGTCTGCTGCGTATTAAGGTACAGGGTTTTTGTCTTCTGAGCGCAGCGCTGCATAACATCTCTTGAGGGCGACAGCGTTGAGCCCATCAATACATCCACATGCTCCTGCTGCGTAAGCTCAAGCGCTGCCCTGGTGGTCCGGTCAGACTGTGAGCGGTCGTCTCGGATCAGCAGCTCAATCTGTTTTCCATCAACGCCTCCCGCCTCATTTATTTCCTTCACTGCCAGCTGGTAGGCGGCCTGCTTGCTCCGCTCTTCTTTTGAAGCAATACCCGTCAGATCTCCGATAATGCCAATTTTAATGACGGGACGGTCCTGTCGGATTTTCACATCGAGATAGGTCATTTCTTCCGGAAAGCAAATGGTAACCTCACAGCCTTTTCCCGACTGACCCATAATCGAGGCTTTACCGTCAAAACGCTCCGCGATACGCCGCACAGTGGCCAGACCGATGCCATTTCCCTCATATGCCTCATGGCTCCCAAGCCGTTCAAACGCCTCAAATATCCGGCTTGCATAGTTCATATCAAAGCCAATGCCGTTATCGCGAAAATGAAATGCCACACAGCCATCATGGTACGTGGCAAAAACCTTGATCCGCGCCCTTGACTTGTTTCGGGTAAACTTAATACTGTTTGAAAGAATATTGGTAACCATCAGCTTGATCAGAAACATATCACCTGTAATCTCCGGCAAATCTGCCATGTTTAAAGTGACCCTGCGATCCGGCGCGGCCCGCATCAGTTCCTCAAAGCACTGGCGGATAAGCAGCTGTGTATTGATGCGTATCCGGTCGATATCTTTAAGATCAGCTTTAGAGTATTCCATCAGCCGACTCACCATATCGGTCATTCCCTCACAGGTTTTCTGGATGGAATGAAGGTCCTCAATGGATTGAGGCGCCAGCCTTTCCTTATTATCCTCCTCAATAAACTCCGCATACAGGCTGATTTCGCGGGCTGGTGTTTTTAATTCATGGGCTACGGTATAAATAAACGAATTCAGCTGTTCAGCCGCTTTTTCATCCATTTGTTTTTTATCTTCCATGGTTTATATCTCCATATACTTTGTCAATCACATGATTAAACCCTTAGAATAAAATAAAAAAATGCCGGCTTAACGCCGGCACCGTTTCTTCAGGCTGTTAAGTCCTGACTATACTTTATCACGCTTCATGTTTACAGGCAACCACTTACTGTTTTTAAACAAAGATTTTACAGGCCACCTTAACGTTTTACCAAAACCATCGCGACATCATTGACATTGGTACCGGTGGCTCCGGTCATGACCAGACCGCCGCAGGCCTTAAGGGCGCGGTAAGCGTCGTTTTCCTGAAGGATGTCAAAAATCGAGATTCCCAGCGCCGTTAACGCCGGCTTTGTGTGCTCATCCACAAAGCCCCCTGCCGCGTCTGTCGGGCCATCTGTGCCATCTGAGCCGACACTGAAAACAGCCGTATCACGACAAACGAAAATTTTATCCGCTGCCGACAGTGCTATTTCCTGGTTGCGCCCGCCTCTGCCCTTACCGGTCAGACGGACCACTGTCTCTCCACCGGCAATCCAGGCGCGGCTTTCAGCCGTGTCCTGATGTGTGAGGGCAATGTCCCCCAGCATTGTCCCTGCCTCCCGCGCGACACAATCAAGATGATCGGTTAAGAGCTCGGTTCTATATCCGCGTTCCTCCGCAGCAATTTTTGCCGCAGAACAGAGCTCACGCACGCTTCCGGTTATCACTGTCTCAACATTGTCAAGACATTTTGGTGTCTCCTGTTCCAGAGCATCCCATACAGCGGGAGAAAGCTTGAGGCTGTACTTCCGGGCCACGCGCTTTGCATCTGCCGCTGTCGAGGAGTCGGGATAAGCCGGGCCGCTGGCAATCATATCAAGAGGGTCGCCCACAATATCGCTCAGCACAATACAGTATATCTGCGCCGGCATACAGGCCAGCGCAAACCGCCCGCCCTTTACCCGGCTCACACGCTTGCGGAGTGTGTTCATCTCGACAATGTCTGCGCCGCTGGCCAGCAGCTGTTCAG contains:
- a CDS encoding MoxR family ATPase, whose translation is MNRIEQILFEINKVVVGKEPVVRKVLMAILARGHILLEDIPGVGKTTMALAFSRAMDLSYKRMQFTPDVMPSDVTGYTMFHKKDERFVYIPGAAMCNLFLADEINRTSSKTQSALLEVMEEGRMTVDGVAHSVPQPYIVIATQNPIGSAGTQPLPESQLDRFMVQLSLGYPDKKSEIDMLRRRQAAVPLEQVKNVLSHEDLLIMQQSVDAVFVSEPLYDYITDLVIWTRSQPLIRLGVSPRGTIALLSMAKACAFLHQRDFVTPKDVQTVFSVVCRHRLLLDAQARAASIGKMQLLQKALEEVAAPSMV
- a CDS encoding ABC transporter substrate-binding protein; protein product: MEDKKQMDEKAAEQLNSFIYTVAHELKTPAREISLYAEFIEEDNKERLAPQSIEDLHSIQKTCEGMTDMVSRLMEYSKADLKDIDRIRINTQLLIRQCFEELMRAAPDRRVTLNMADLPEITGDMFLIKLMVTNILSNSIKFTRNKSRARIKVFATYHDGCVAFHFRDNGIGFDMNYASRIFEAFERLGSHEAYEGNGIGLATVRRIAERFDGKASIMGQSGKGCEVTICFPEEMTYLDVKIRQDRPVIKIGIIGDLTGIASKEERSKQAAYQLAVKEINEAGGVDGKQIELLIRDDRSQSDRTTRAALELTQQEHVDVLMGSTLSPSRDVMQRCAQKTKTLYLNTQQTEGGVSGHYVFCLSAMPEQQMEKMLAYLFKKHGPKCYIVAADYNYGILSAEWVKYLVPKLGGEVVGIEYLDEKMMDFTSVIDRILQVQTDVLFSMCVYPNQDRFYLQWHERGLNHIPNATTQVAAEYPLNVELKAPVLKNMYVMASFIEELKTPKAQQYVKKFRTLYNHRNVPYMNMDTETAYTAMYLYKRAVEMAGTTETEAVISALESGNVYYDGPGGRVTVRGEDHHTTRTMSCFRIDKDHHAEEIFRTEPQHSDYIESMIKKNTGVQGGIKALGINAENLQYNMLLDKIR
- a CDS encoding DUF4147 domain-containing protein, which translates into the protein MSSIREDADYIIKKSISAVLPDEAVKRALENKDFGNGRVRLVAAGKAAWQMAQAADKVLGKRIESGVVVTKYGYDKGPVAAYTCIEAGHPVPDENSFRGTQAALELVQGMTQEDTVLFLLSGGGSALFEDPVIPGEELADLTEQLLASGADIVEMNTLRKRVSRVKGGRFALACMPAQIYCIVLSDIVGDPLDMIASGPAYPDSSTAADAKRVARKYSLKLSPAVWDALEQETPKCLDNVETVITGSVRELCSAAKIAAEERGYRTELLTDHLDCVAREAGTMLGDIALTHQDTAESRAWIAGGETVVRLTGKGRGGRNQEIALSAADKIFVCRDTAVFSVGSDGTDGPTDAAGGFVDEHTKPALTALGISIFDILQENDAYRALKACGGLVMTGATGTNVNDVAMVLVKR